In Populus alba chromosome 1, ASM523922v2, whole genome shotgun sequence, a single window of DNA contains:
- the LOC118032924 gene encoding serine/threonine-protein kinase BSK5 isoform X2: MGARCSKLSLCWWPSHLKSNLNYSSDLENGELLPGGFREYSLEQLRAATSGFSSDNIVSEHGEKAPNVVYRGKLQEDDRWIAVKRFNKSAWPDSRQFLEEARAVGQLRNERLANLIGCCCEGEERLLVAEFMPNETLSKHLFHWENQPMKWAMRLRVALYLGQALEYCSGKGRALYHDFNAYRILFDQDGNPRLSCFGLMKNSRDGKSYSTNLAFTPPEYLRTGRVTPESVVYSFGTLLLDLLSGKHIPPSHALDLIREKNFLMLMDSCLEGHFSNDDGTELVRLASRCLQYEARERPNAKSLVTALTPLQKDTQVPSYILMGIPHGTESPKQTMSLTPLGEACSRLDLTAIHEMLEKVGYNDDEGIANELSFQMWTDQIQETLNCKKRGDAAFRAKDFNTAIDCYTQFIDGGTMVSPTVFARRCLCYLISDLPQQALGDAMQAQAVSPEWPTAFYLQAASLFSLGMDTDAQETLKDGSSLEAKNHGN; the protein is encoded by the exons ATGGGAGCTAGGTGCTCCAAATTATCACTCTGTTGGTGGCCTTCCCATCTCAAATCAAATCTCAACTATTCCTCTGATCTTG AGAATGGGGAGTTATTGCCTGGTGGGTTTAGAGAATACAGTTTGGAGCAGCTAAGAGCTGCCACGTCAGGGTTCAGTTCGGACAACATAGTATCAGAACACGGAGAGAAAGCTCCGAATGTAGTTTACAGAGGAAAGCTTCAAGAAGATGATCGCTGGATTGCTGTTAAACGCTTTAACAAGTCTGCTTGGCCTGATTCTCGCCAATTCCTT gaggAGGCTAGAGCAGTGGGGCAGTTAAGGAATGAAAGATTGGCCAATTTGATAGGGTGTTGCTGTGAAGGAGAGGAGAGGTTACTTGTTGCTGAGTTTATGCCTAATGAGACTCTCTCTAAGCATCTTTTTCATT GGGAGAATCAGCCGATGAAATGGGCTATGAGGTTGAGAGTGGCTCTTTATTTAGGTCAAGCTTTGGAGTACTGTAGTGGTAAAGGAAGGGCCTTATACCATGACTTTAATGCATATAGAATTTTGTTTGACCAG GATGGTAACCCGAGGCTCTCCTGCTTTGGCCTGATGAAGAACAGTAGAGATGGAAAGAGCTACAGTACGAATTTGGCATTCACCCCTCCCGAGTACTTGAGAACTG GAAGAGTGACACCGGAGAGCGTGGTTTATAGCTTTGGCACCCTATTACTTGATCTTCTCAGTGGAAAACATATCCCTCCAAGCCAT GCACTTGACCTTATacgtgaaaaaaattttctgATGCTGATGGACTCTTGTTTGGAGGGTCATTTTTCAAACGATGATGGAACTGAACTTGTGCGTTTAGCTTCACGTTGCTTACAGTATGAAGCTCGTGAGAGGCCCAATGCAAAATCTCTTGTAACTGCTCTCACTCCTCTTCAAAAAGATACTCAG GTTCCATCCTATATTTTGATGGGTATTCCACATGGAACTGAATCCCCAAAGCAAACAATGTCATTGACACCTCTAGGGGAAGCTTGCTCAAGACTGGATCTTACTGCAATACATGAAATGCTGGAAAAGGTGGGATACAATGATGATGAGGGAATTGCAAATGAG CTTTCCTTCCAAATGTGGACAGATCAGATACAGGAAACGCTGAATTGTAAGAAACGTGGTGATGCTGCTTTTCGAGCTAAAGATTTTAACACTGCCATTGATTGTTATACTCAA TTTATCGATGGCGGGACCATGGTATCTCCAACTGTATTTGCTAGACGCTGTTTGTGCTACTTGATAAGTGACTTGCCACAACAAGCTCTTGGAGATGCTATGCAAGCTCAAGCAGTTTCTCCCGAGTGGCCCACTGCCTTCTATCTTCAAGCTGCTTCCCTCTTTAGCCTTGGGATGGACACTGATGCACAGGAAACTCTAAAAGATGGCTCATCTTTAGAagcaaaaaatcatggaaactgA
- the LOC118032925 gene encoding uncharacterized protein isoform X2 yields the protein MPASHTPHFDRVHFSASSSDISLSGEIGAHRNSSVSDCLSEVDLESGALDMEVHLDNKTQRDCRICHLDLETSEQECGGAIELGCSCKGDLGAAHKKCAETWFKIKGNTTCEICGATALGVAGEQTNVAHNASAAVLSAPAGPLILVETQTFWHSRRIMNFLLACMVVAFVISWLFHFKILS from the exons ATGCCAGCTTCACACACTCCCCATTTTGATAGAGTTCATTTCAGTGCCAGCAGCAGTGACATCTCACTCTCTGGTGAGATTGGGGCTCATAGGAACTCTTCAGTGTCAGATTGCTTGTCAGAGGTGGATTTAGAGAGTGGAGCTTTGGATATGGAGGTGCATTTGGACAACAAGACTCAGAGAGATTGTAGAATTTGCCACTTGGATTTGGAGACTAGCGAGCAAGAATGTGGAGGAGCTATTGAGTTGGGGTGTTCCTGTAAGGGTGATTTGGGTGCGGCACACAAGAAATGTGCAGAGACTTGGTTCAAAATCAAGGGTAACAC GACATGCGAGATATGTGGTGCCACTGCACTTGGTGTTGCAGGCGAGCAGACAAATGTTGCACATAATGCTAGTGCTGCAGTCTTATCAGCACCAGCAGGTCCTCTGATCCTTGTGGAGACCCAAACATTTTGGCATAGTCGCCGCATTATGAATTTCTTGCTTGCCTGCATGGTGGTGGCCTTTGTCATTTCTTGGCTCTTTCACTTTAAAATCCTCTCTTGA
- the LOC118032925 gene encoding uncharacterized protein isoform X1 — translation MPASHTPHFDRVHFSASSSDISLSGEIGAHRNSSVSDCLSEVDLESGALDMEVHLDNKTQRDCRICHLDLETSEQECGGAIELGCSCKGDLGAAHKKCAETWFKIKGNTQENFDCSNMKFSLGRFSKHQECLLSISWGFLSCYGGSAHCQRCCRFSFTERSVFFQHVAFVVCKKGLYIRATNLSFLQ, via the exons ATGCCAGCTTCACACACTCCCCATTTTGATAGAGTTCATTTCAGTGCCAGCAGCAGTGACATCTCACTCTCTGGTGAGATTGGGGCTCATAGGAACTCTTCAGTGTCAGATTGCTTGTCAGAGGTGGATTTAGAGAGTGGAGCTTTGGATATGGAGGTGCATTTGGACAACAAGACTCAGAGAGATTGTAGAATTTGCCACTTGGATTTGGAGACTAGCGAGCAAGAATGTGGAGGAGCTATTGAGTTGGGGTGTTCCTGTAAGGGTGATTTGGGTGCGGCACACAAGAAATGTGCAGAGACTTGGTTCAAAATCAAGGGTAACAC GCAGGAGAATTTTGATTGCAGTAATATGAAATTCAGTTTAGGGAGATTCTCCAAACATCAGGAGTGCTTGTTAT CCATTTCTTGGGGATTTTTGTCATGCTATGGTGGTTCTGCCCACTGTCAAAGGTGTTGTCGTTTCTCATTTACTGAAAGAAGTGTGTTTTTCCAACATGTTGCCTTCGTTGTCTGTAAGAAGGGGTTGTATATACGTGCCACTAATTTAAGCTTTCTGCAGTGA
- the LOC118032927 gene encoding mitochondrial import inner membrane translocase subunit TIM10, which yields MAANNVGLPAGVSKEQAYGMAATEMEYRVELFNRLLNTCFNKCIDKRHKDAELNMGENSCVDRCVSKYWAVNGIIGQMLSAGQRPM from the exons ATGGCTGCCAACAACGTTGGTCTACCAGCTGGTGTCTCCAAAGAACAG GCCTATGGCATGGCTGCGACCGAGATGGAATACAGAGTCGAGTTGTTTAACAG GCTTCTTAATACATGTTTCAACAAGTGCATTGACAAAAG GCACAAGGATGCTGAGCTAAACATGGGTGAAAATAGTTGTGTTGACAGATGTGTTTCAAAATACTGGGCG GTGAATGGTATCATTGGCCAGATGCTTAGTGCAGGTCAACGTCCAATGTGA
- the LOC118032926 gene encoding uncharacterized protein — MEHGSVRDPSSATFCFVDEDHTLANSVRFALNQDPRVSFCGYSIPHPSDAKVNIRVQTTGDPAREVLKDACQNLMVMCQHVRSTLDKAVDDYRSNPTDMDTK, encoded by the exons ATGGAGCACGGTTCAGTGAGGGATCCAAGCAGCGCAACCTTCTGTTTTGTAGACGAAGATCATACTCTCGCAAACTCTGTCAGATTCGCCTTGAATCAAGA TCCAAGGGTATCATTCTGTGGATACAGCATTCCTCATCCTTCTGATGCTAAGGTTAATATTCGAGTACAGACTACAG GTGATCCAGCTAGGGAGGTGTTGAAGGATGCATGTCAGAATTTGATGGTAATGTGCCAGCATGTCAGGAGCACTTTGGACAAGGCTGTTGATgattatagaagcaatcccacGGATATGGATACAAAATAA
- the LOC118032924 gene encoding serine/threonine-protein kinase BSK5 isoform X1, whose translation MGARCSKLSLCWWPSHLKSNLNYSSDLENGELLPGGFREYSLEQLRAATSGFSSDNIVSEHGEKAPNVVYRGKLQEDDRWIAVKRFNKSAWPDSRQFLEEARAVGQLRNERLANLIGCCCEGEERLLVAEFMPNETLSKHLFHWENQPMKWAMRLRVALYLGQALEYCSGKGRALYHDFNAYRILFDQDGNPRLSCFGLMKNSRDGKSYSTNLAFTPPEYLRTGRVTPESVVYSFGTLLLDLLSGKHIPPSHALDLIREKNFLMLMDSCLEGHFSNDDGTELVRLASRCLQYEARERPNAKSLVTALTPLQKDTQQVPSYILMGIPHGTESPKQTMSLTPLGEACSRLDLTAIHEMLEKVGYNDDEGIANELSFQMWTDQIQETLNCKKRGDAAFRAKDFNTAIDCYTQFIDGGTMVSPTVFARRCLCYLISDLPQQALGDAMQAQAVSPEWPTAFYLQAASLFSLGMDTDAQETLKDGSSLEAKNHGN comes from the exons ATGGGAGCTAGGTGCTCCAAATTATCACTCTGTTGGTGGCCTTCCCATCTCAAATCAAATCTCAACTATTCCTCTGATCTTG AGAATGGGGAGTTATTGCCTGGTGGGTTTAGAGAATACAGTTTGGAGCAGCTAAGAGCTGCCACGTCAGGGTTCAGTTCGGACAACATAGTATCAGAACACGGAGAGAAAGCTCCGAATGTAGTTTACAGAGGAAAGCTTCAAGAAGATGATCGCTGGATTGCTGTTAAACGCTTTAACAAGTCTGCTTGGCCTGATTCTCGCCAATTCCTT gaggAGGCTAGAGCAGTGGGGCAGTTAAGGAATGAAAGATTGGCCAATTTGATAGGGTGTTGCTGTGAAGGAGAGGAGAGGTTACTTGTTGCTGAGTTTATGCCTAATGAGACTCTCTCTAAGCATCTTTTTCATT GGGAGAATCAGCCGATGAAATGGGCTATGAGGTTGAGAGTGGCTCTTTATTTAGGTCAAGCTTTGGAGTACTGTAGTGGTAAAGGAAGGGCCTTATACCATGACTTTAATGCATATAGAATTTTGTTTGACCAG GATGGTAACCCGAGGCTCTCCTGCTTTGGCCTGATGAAGAACAGTAGAGATGGAAAGAGCTACAGTACGAATTTGGCATTCACCCCTCCCGAGTACTTGAGAACTG GAAGAGTGACACCGGAGAGCGTGGTTTATAGCTTTGGCACCCTATTACTTGATCTTCTCAGTGGAAAACATATCCCTCCAAGCCAT GCACTTGACCTTATacgtgaaaaaaattttctgATGCTGATGGACTCTTGTTTGGAGGGTCATTTTTCAAACGATGATGGAACTGAACTTGTGCGTTTAGCTTCACGTTGCTTACAGTATGAAGCTCGTGAGAGGCCCAATGCAAAATCTCTTGTAACTGCTCTCACTCCTCTTCAAAAAGATACTCAG CAGGTTCCATCCTATATTTTGATGGGTATTCCACATGGAACTGAATCCCCAAAGCAAACAATGTCATTGACACCTCTAGGGGAAGCTTGCTCAAGACTGGATCTTACTGCAATACATGAAATGCTGGAAAAGGTGGGATACAATGATGATGAGGGAATTGCAAATGAG CTTTCCTTCCAAATGTGGACAGATCAGATACAGGAAACGCTGAATTGTAAGAAACGTGGTGATGCTGCTTTTCGAGCTAAAGATTTTAACACTGCCATTGATTGTTATACTCAA TTTATCGATGGCGGGACCATGGTATCTCCAACTGTATTTGCTAGACGCTGTTTGTGCTACTTGATAAGTGACTTGCCACAACAAGCTCTTGGAGATGCTATGCAAGCTCAAGCAGTTTCTCCCGAGTGGCCCACTGCCTTCTATCTTCAAGCTGCTTCCCTCTTTAGCCTTGGGATGGACACTGATGCACAGGAAACTCTAAAAGATGGCTCATCTTTAGAagcaaaaaatcatggaaactgA